DNA sequence from the Sinorhizobium alkalisoli genome:
ACTCGCTCCATCCCTCCGCGTGCGAATCGCGGCTCTCGGCGCTCGTGAACGGCGCCTGATGGAAGGTGAGACGCGTGCTCTCCGCCACGTCCTCGAGGGTGACCGTGATCAGCGTGTCGATGGCGCCTTCCTCCTCCCAGGTGAAGCTGAGGACGATGCGGCTCGGGGCCACGATCTCGCGATAGCTGCCGTGCGCCCAGTAATCCTGGCCTTGGGGCGAGCGGACGCAGCCGCGCCAGGCGCCGCCTTCACGAAAATCCGTTGTAATCGCGGGCACCGTGAAGTCTTTCGGCCCCCACCAGCGGGCCAGGTGTTCCGGTGTGGTCCATGCCTCGAAGACGAGGTGGGCGGGCGCCTTGAAGATGCGCGTGATGGTGAGGCCGGTTTGCTCCTTCGCAGACGGGGCAT
Encoded proteins:
- a CDS encoding SRPBCC family protein, producing MNAPSAKEQTGLTITRIFKAPAHLVFEAWTTPEHLARWWGPKDFTVPAITTDFREGGAWRGCVRSPQGQDYWAHGSYREIVAPSRIVLSFTWEEEGAIDTLITVTLEDVAESTRLTFHQAPFTSAESRDSHAEGWSECMDRLVAYVAARQEEMQ